The window CCAAAGACAatgcagccgcctcctcctcctccgctaccAAAAAAGTTAGGTTTTGTGCCTCTCGCCGGCTCCGCTGCAGGtttgcctcgtctccggtggccctagggccatggaggcgagGTGGATCCTGACAAGGGCCGGCGAGAGGGTTCCGTTGTTAGTAGTTCTTTTCAGATTTATTAggatttgtgtcctgctcaggaagacgagatggcggcggctccctgaagatggaataaaggtctcttcGTCTAGCCCCCGTTCCGATGGTGCGttttagcatcgttggtgggcgtgtggaggtgtgtctccggcggatctatccttGGTGGATTTGATTGTTtttcgtctatgttcgtgtgtcttcggaTTGGATCCTTCGATCTACGTTATCCTTCATTGgcgacggttgctgttctggtgggctggtcctatgggaccttagcacgacgacttcccgactgtctactacaacaagttgtgcccgactccggcgagggaggggcgatgatagcggcgcgccttcggctcgcttcagtgattgtagttgtcgctaggtggtctatggaccgggatgtaatttttattatttctggtgttcgttgtactgtcatgattgaagatgaatagatcggaagtttttCACGAAAAAGGAGATATGGCCTTGTTGTACATTGTACATTAGTAACGTGTGAAGGGTCGAAATGAAGGAACATCCCGACTGAAGGGTCGAAATGAAAGAACATCCCGAGGGCCTTTTTAGTACACCAGCACACCGGGCGTTTTCGCTCCGGTGTCCGCCGTCGTATCACCAGTCCACTGTCCCCGGCGACGTGGATTGATCGCCCTACATCAATCGAGACCGAAAAAAATTTCTGTTTACCTCCCTCAACATCCCCGGCCGATCTACCGCCTGGAGGTACGCCGGAGCTCTACCCTGTCCCTCCTCGGCATTAGGTGTTAGCTTTTCTTACCAGAATTGGACTCACAAGCCTGCCACGGTCTACGAGTCGCCTCCAATTCAACTGCTGTAACCCTAGCTCCGTCCCTGTCCTCAAAACCTAGGTCGCCCTAAACCGtggcgcccgccgccgccccccCATCCTGCGCTGGCGTTGGTCTTCCGAAGCGGCGGAGGCTCAGGAGGGCCCTCGATCTAGGTCAGACCTCACCGACCGGCATGCCGTGCTCACTACTCGCATATCCTACTACCAACATCAGTTCATTTTCCATTTCGTTTTTTTTAGGGATCCCAACCCCTCCATAGCGCCCGATCGAGTTCGAGTCCAGCCCTTCTTATAGAGAAGGGCAATCCTTATCTGTACTATGATATGCAATGATTGCTTGGCTAATGGGGGGCCATTAGTTGATCTGATGATGGCTACCTGTGGTTTATTTACTCTATTTTATTTGGGAGAGGGGACTGAGCTGGGGCCTGATGGTTTGGTTGATGGACCATCGCCATCACCATCACATGGCAACTTGGTCTTGTGGCCGTTGGAGTTGGACGACGTAGATTAACCCGGTTGAACGGTCAGTCGACACGTGGTGGCGGTCTCCACCGCTCTTTTTGCGATTTATAAGGTTTTATTTATTCGGGCTGTGCATAGCGAACATTTTGTATTTAATTGTATGGCATGTCTTCACTGTTTTATTTAATGTTTTTAAGTGATGTTTTATCATATTTCGCGTGCTGATTAGTATCTTCACCGTGACGTGAATGTTTTCTAGGTGTTATTAAGTCTCTGACATCTATCATTTCTAGTATTATTGACATCTTCGGTGAGCTTTCGTAGAAAATTCAGTACTAAATttagtaagtactccctccgttctaaaatacttgtcatggttttagttcaacgacaagtattttgagagtacttttttTTTCAAGTGCATGGTTCTGTTTATGTTGATTTATCCTGTAGATTTTCAGAGATCTGGAACTTCCATTTGTTTCCTAGTTGAGCCAAAAGAAGATTTTAATGCAATAAGCAAAAATTGAAGGGAGCAATCAGACCCTCGCCACAGCCAGAGATCGAACCTGGTTGCGCAGCATACTCCTCTCTTTGCCCACCACCACGACCACTGCGGGTTACCTTAATAGATTGAAATTTATAACAAAGACACTATTCGAAACATTATTTCAGTACTTCGGTTGCAAATGTTCCCATATTATATAGATGCTCGATATATCCATAAAACCTTTCCTTTTTAGTTTTAGCTAACAAACACGCTTTTGTTCCATGCGCTTACTTTATTTCTTTAAAAGGATATGTTCCTAACTTCtctctctttttcccttgggaTATGCGCTTGTATAGGTTGATATAAATAGCAAGAGGGCATCACATTGTACCAGAAAGTGCCAAAGAAATACAGATTGCAACACAAGCGATGGGATGTAATAGTCGAGAAAATAAGACTGCGCCGGAGCAAGAACTAACTACTTTACCTGGTAAAAAGAAGTGCTTTGCTTGTAAAGAGACATCACACAATTTGGGTCAATGCAGGATAAAAGACAAACTGGGTACTGCGGCCCGGCTATTTGGACATTATACAAGGTTTCCATTCTACATGATTCAGCCTTCAAAGGAAGTTGTTGAAAATGAAAAATTCTACCATCACTGCCTGCTGATCACATCTAATACCTGTAACTTGGACCCGGCAGTGGTGAAAATTGAACTAAACAAGTTCTGGAAGCTGACTGATGGCTGGTATATAAAGAGAGAAGGTAGACAGAATTTCGTGGCATCCTTCAACTCAGAGGAGGACCTACTAAGCTGTTTAAATCCTCCCAATGTAGAAACATTTCTGGATGAAAAGGAGGTGAATTTTACTGTAGCAAGGTGGGATGAAGGTGATGGGGAGAAACTTGACTTGATCAGAGAGTGGCTTTTGGTCTATGGGGTCCCAGGTGCATATAGAAACTGGAAGGAGCTATATCAAGTTGCATCTGCAGTTGGAGTTTTGCTTGAGGTGGATGAGGAAAGTTTGGAAAGCGGAGATAAGGAGCCTATTAGGTTGAGGATAGCGTTGGGAAGTCTTGTTGGTGCTCCTTTCTCTTACCACTTTGCGTTTGGATGGTCATCTAGACTAGTCAAGTTCATGATTGAAGACAAAGCAAGAAGGATAGAAGGGCAATGGAAGGAAGTAGAAGAACGGAAGGTCTGCGTCATGAAGGAATATGCAGATATAAGAGAAGGTATTGAGGTACCTCCAGAAACACTGGATAAAGGAATGGATTTAGAGGGCACTGGAATAGATTTCGCGGGCAATTATTCTTTGGATTTTGGAAGTTGCTCACGCAAGGAATGTAAAGAAGAACTGAAAACCACAGAACGAAATGGTAACATCATGAAGGAATATGCAGATATAAGAGAACAAGGTATTGAGGTACCTGCAGAAACACTGAATGAAGGAATGGATTTAGAGGGCACTGGAGTAGATTTCACAGGCAATTATTCTTTGGATTTCAGAAGTTGCTCAGGCAAGGAATGTAAAGAAGAACTGAAAACCACAGAAGGGAATGGTAGCGTCATGATGGAATATGCAGATATAAGAGAAGAAGGTATTGAGGTACCTGCAGAAACACTGAATGAAGGAATGGATTTAGAGGGTACTGGAGTAGATTTCACAGGCAATTATTCTTTGGATTTCAGAAGTTGCTCAGGCAAGGAATGTAAAGAAGAACTGAAAACCACAGAAGGGAATGGTAGCATCATGATGGAATATGCAGCTATAAGAGAAGAAGGTATTGAGGTACCTGCAGAAACACTGAATGAAGGAATGGATTTAGAGGGTACTGGAGTAGATTTCACAGGCAATTATTCTTTGGATTTCAGAAGTTGCTCAGGCAAGGAATGTAAAGAAGAACTGAAAACCACAGAAGGGAATGGTAGCATCATGATGGAATATGCAGCTATAAGAGAAGAAGGTATTGAGGTACGTCCAGAAACACTGAATGAAGGAATGGATTTAGAGGGCATTGGAGTAGATTTCGCAGGCAATTATTCTTTGGATTTGGGAAGTTGCCCAGGCAAGGAATGTAAAGAAGAACTGAAAACCACAGAAACAGTTACATTGCTGGAAGTGGCAAAGTTCATTCCAGAGTTAAGAGCTGATGAAGAGATCAAGGAAAACAGCGGAAGTGCTATAGCAGCCACCACAACAAACTCGAAGAAAGCAGCAGAAGGGGGGCAATCCCCAAGTGAAAGCTCGGCAAGAGGTGATCATATGTCGGGTTTGGAAGATTGTTCTGACAAGAAACATCAAAAGAAACTGATGACCTGCGACATGGCTACATTTCTGCAAGTGTCGAAGTTCATTGAAGAGTTTAAAACTGATGGAGAGATCAAAGGAAACAATGCAAGTGCTATAGGGGGCACCAGAACGAACTCCGAGGGAGCTACAGTAGACATTCCAAAAGCTACAGAAGACATGGCTACATTGCTGCAAGCATCGAAGTTCACTGAAGAGTTAAGAACTGATAGAGAGATCAAAGAAAACAATGCAAGTGCTATACTGGGCACCAGAATGAACTCTGAGAGAGCTACAGAAGACATTCCAAAAGCTACAGAAGACATGGCTACATTGCTGCAAGTGTCGAAGTTCACTGAAGAGTTAAGAACTAATGGAGAGATCAAAGAAAACAATGCAAGTGCTATAGTGGATACCAGAACGAACTCGGGGAGAGCTACAGAAGATGTTCCAAAAGCTGAAGgtgggcaatccataagtggaagttcaacttcaacaAGCTTGATTGAAGAGGTCTTCAGAGGTCAGTGAAAACTGCACATTTGTGAACTTTGCTGTGCTATATTTATCAAATATGTTATGATAAACTCCTTTCCAAATCAAATTTAAAGCAAAATACTTACAAGAGCATGGGCTAAAATTGTTTTCGTAAATGGAAATAAACGAATTCTCAGTTCTTGAAAAAGATAATTAAAAATATGATGTATGTTGTGAATTTTCTTGGCACAATAACAATTGGTTGACACTTTGTTTGCTGACATCATTTCTGATCTGCCCATGAAGGTCACAAGCCATCTATAAAAAATGTGTACACAAGAAGAGATCGGAAGCAAAAAAAATCGGCAGAAGGTTCCACTTTGTGTGCTAACATCAGTTCTGACAGTGCCCATGAAGGTTTACAGAAGCCACCTATAAAAAATATGTATGAGGGAAGTGATCCCAAGCAAAAAGGATCCACAGTGGGGCAACTTGCTTCAAAGGAACTGAACAGAGGAATGAACCCAGGGAGCAGCAGTCACGCCACAAGGATTGCAACCTCAACATGCAATATGATGGACTCAGAAAGTTTATTGGAAAAGGAACACGAGAAAGAAATGAAAATGGCAGAAACAGCAGCAAAGACTGTGGGAGCTGAAGGAGCACAATCTATCAAGGGAAGTTCAGTATGCATGCTTAGAGTAACTCAGACAAAAGGTGAGTCAACATCCTATGTGCATAAAATTGTTACATTTGTATACCTTCAAACCTTTTCTTAACCAAGTCTTTTATCACAGGTTAGAAGGAAAACACCCAATTGGCATTTGACCACCAGTCTATAGAGAAAATGAAAAGCAAACTGATTTTCAATTTTTGAGTGGCACAATTGGGAATATAAGAAAAGGGGTGTACACCAAAACATGGACTGTAGAGAGTGTGCAAGATGACAGCCTTACCAATTGTGGTGGGGCATGCATTTACATGAACATAAGGTAAACATCTTACACTACTGCTTTACAAAAAAGCTCACATAGGATAAGAGTATGAACTTGAACAAAAGAAGGTTAAAACAGATGAAATACAAAAACTACTAGGGAGATGTGAGATGAGTTATGTGGAACACAGTAACTGCTCTACTAATTTGTGGAGGGAACATTACCCTGATGGACAAAATACCCGTTTAGAAACTAGAAGAGTTTGATTATTGAATACTTCGTTTTATTGTCTTCAACCattttatatactccctctgtaaagaaatataagagcgtttaaatcactactttagtgatctaaacactcttatatttctttacagagcgaGTACTACTTAACTTCTGATCCAGTGCATTGATGCTTTTCGAAAACATTGGTTTTGGTATGGTTGTGTGTAAAAAGTAAAATAGGAGCTTAGTTTCCAAACCCTTTTGCTGTAAAAGTTCGGCAATGTTTCTGATGGAACAGGGGAAATATCCCTGCTTTATTGAAGTTTGAGTTAGAAAATATTTTTCTAATATGTACTTTGTTTGCACTGTTTCTGAAGGTGTTGACGTGGCTGGAACGACACCAGAAGGAGCTTGGTTTGATGGAAAGCAGCCTGTTTCTAAGATAACTACGCGGTATGTGATCTGATATTTTACTTCTGTCTGTTTGTTTCTCTTTCTTGTCTTACTGTTTCATTTATATTTATGGATATTTGATTACTTCCAacatggcatggtataggctaactCAATTTTACGAGGAGTTCAACACATACAATGAAATCTATGACAGTTTCGTTGAGATGGGTCTTCAAGAAAATCTGCTGAAAGGAATATATGCATATGGTAATTCCTAGTTTATCTGTTACTATGTTGAGATGCTTATTTGCGTGTACAATTATTTCTTGGCTCGACATGTATTATAGTGAAGTCTTAATGAGATTTTGTTTGAAGGCCTGGAGAAGCCTTCTTTAGTCCATCAACGAGGAATTGTCCCATTGTGCAAGGGTCTGGATGTTATCCAGCAGTCACTGTCTGGAACAACTGTGACACTTGCCTGTGGAGTTCTCCAGCGACTTGATTATGGATCCATGGAATGCCAAGCTTTGGTTCTTGTACCAACGCGTGACTTGGCACAGGAGACCGAGAAAGTTATTGGAGCACTTGGTCAGTGGCTAAGTGTCAAAGCTCATGCTTGTCTTGGAGGAACTAGTGTTCGTGAGCACAAGCAAATTTTGTCCAGCAGCACCCAGGTTATTGTCGCTACTCCTAGCCGCGCTCTAGACATGCTGAGAACACGAGCGCTCTGTCCAGATAACGTCAGAATGCTTGTCTTGGATGAAGCAGATGAAATACTCGCAGGAGGTTTGAAGAACCAGGTTGGTTTTGCATCATCATACCAGCTCCGTTGTATAGTGATTACAATGGTTGCAAAACTTCCCTCGTATTGCTTGTTCTATTTAATTTGAAACGATAAAAATAGACCTTGTTAACCTCATGCAATTCTTTGTGGCGTCTATTTTCGTAACTTGTGACCATTCATCTTTCTTGCAGATCTATGATATTATCCAGCTTCTCCCAGCCAAAATCCAGTTTGGTGTATTCTCTACCACCATGTCCAATGAAGCTCTCGAACTTTGCCGTAAGTGCATGAATAAGCCTATGAAGGTCATAGTGCCGAAAGATGAAGAATTGGAGGGTTTTACTGTTAAGCAGTTCCATGTTAAAGCTGAGGATGAAGAGTTGAAGTTTGAAAAATTATGTGATCTTTTTGACACCATGGTGGTCACGCAAAACATCATCTTTGTCAACGCACGTCGGAAGGTTGAGTCACTAGCCGAAAAGATCAGTGGCAGGGGGTACACCGTCTCGGCAAGCCATGGTGGTATGGACCAGCATGCCAGAGATGTTGCCGTCCAGGATCTCCGGTCAGGATCATCCCGTGTCCTCGTCACCACCGACATTCGTGGTGCCAACGCGGTGCAGGTCCCTGTTGTCATCAACTATGATCTGCCAACACAACCAGTACAATACCTTCGTCATGTTCGACGAAGTGGACAGCCTGGAGGGATTGGTGTCGCTATCAGCTTCGTTGCTCGTGCTGATGAGCGTGTTCTGTCTGACATCCAAAGGTTCTGCAATACTCAGTTGGCAAAGTTACCCTCCGACGTCGCTGACCTCCTGTGAGCAATTCCGTAGTTGGATATGGTGCACAGATGGCTACCTAGACTTCTTTTTTTTCTATCGTTGGTGAATCGTTTTGTGGGATTGAAACTTGTTGAGTTCTCCGGTATTATGTCATGGTGGTTTGAAACTGAATTGAATGTGGTGCAAATAGTTGTTTGAAATGTTTTGTTGGTTCATCTGTTGTCTACTATTGTTATATTGTGTTGGTGCACATATGCTGCTAGTGAGCAACGTTATGCACACAGGTTACAGAATCCTTTAAGCCAGAACAAATAATGCAGGTCATGCTTGGATTGAACTTTGGACCAGATTACATATAGCAAGTAAGGTTTGGGTGTGAATGTGTAGGTCACCTATAATATCAAAGAATGTTCTTCCACTGAATGAATCTGGTGTTAGTACCAGTACGAAACTGATAAAAGTTAACTTTGCTTCAGTTTGCAGGCAATAACTACAGGCACCTCAATCTTTCTATTCAGTATTTGTATTATGATAGTAATATGTCATATAACATGAGAAGCGAGGGTTAACTGAAATAAACTTCTAAATACAAGACTACATGTAAACACGAATTTTCAATCTTTGATGTCCTTTCCCCTAGAGAAATTCTTGGATGTCCATGTAGGTATAGGCTGCAAGTCCCTTGTCAGACATAAACACCACTTGCCAGGAGAACAAAAAGAGATCCAAAACCCTGTGaaacaaacaaagcaaatttcgtaAATATGTCAACCAGCTCTACATACGAACTGATGAAACAATCAGCATTTTAGTGGGCTCACCAGAAAAACGGAAGCAACAGCTGCGGTGGTGAGCTCCTTGGCTAAGCTTCGGCTGCGCGTGGATACGGTCGCTTCATAACTGGCAtatagagagatcaaagaatcaacaAAATGGTGGGTAGTCTTTTGTCAACGGACTAATCTATAAGTAtataaccatatctatgaatggtccTCTGTAATTCAACATGAACGAAGAACGAAGTTGCTTCGCCTCACAACCAAGGAACTGCAAACATATACCCGATAACCCACGCGCAAATTGAGTTGTGAAACGTCAGTAAAAAGAGAGAATAAAACATGTACCAAACAACAGTAGCGCATGTAGGCAGCACACAAATTTTCCCTGAGGTCCAATAGCAAATTGCCACTAGTAGGCGCGAGCACGAGAAGCACATGTACCAAACAAGAGTGAATTGATGCATCTGCACTGAACACTAACTGTGCAACTTATAGAATGCAAGTGCCAATGTATAGCTGTGTTACTAGTGCCCCTGTAATATGTTGGTGTTTTCTACTCGTACATCCGATAGTACTACATCCTAACAGCCAATAAGCGGCTCTACTTGCAGGTCGACGACTCGAGAACCAATCGCCACTGGGTCACTGAACAATTCACATCCAAGTACCCGAATCAAGCACGAGCGGAGCGGAGCGGaggagagaagaagaggagaggcagggGTTGGTTGCTCACGCACATGAAGAAGGAGGCGGTGAGCATGAGGCCGACGGCGACCGTGAGGACGGCTAGCGCGGGGTACCAGGCCACCGGCAGCGGGCTCGAGATCGACGCCTGCATCGCGCCAACGGCATCTCCCGAGTCAGGGGGGCGGAAGCAAAACCCTAGAAGAGATTTGAGGCGGGGAAGCTTACCATTCCGGATCTCAAGTCTGAACCTTGTGATCTCCTCTCCTCGCGAAGCGGGGTCCCTGTCCTCAGGTCAGGTACACTTGGAGTGGCTGGTGTGCAATTGCAAACGCATGTGCCGGCTCGCTCCCGGGGCTTACTCCATGGTTAAGCACCGCTACGTCTTTAATTTTTCTTTTTCACAAATGTAAGAATAGACGCAGACACTTGTATTTGTATACACGCACATGTAACTTACATTTGTGAGCACCTTTGACAAAGTCAGCAAATTTTCTGACTAAGAGCATCTGCAGTTGGGCACCCAAGCCCGCCTCAAATGCCCGGGCTGCCTGCCTGGCCGGTAAAAAAAACATCCCAGACGGGCGCCTCAAACCGGCCTCAAACTCCCTGTTTAACCGGAACCCCTCATATCTAGCTTAAATATGGGACGGATATGGCCACATGAAAATACTTCGAAACTCGATGGTCTGAATCTCGTCTCCTACGTCGGACAGATGGCACAGCGTGGCGCCGCTATGGCAGGCTGCGTAGTGCCATAACTCGGCTATTTAAGCCGATCGCCGGCACCGAAACCCTACTCGTCCACATTTCCTcccgcccgcccgccgccgctgccacttTCCAGTCGTCCGCTACCACTAGTAGCCATGCCCCCATGCCTCTAGGTAAAGAGCTACCCATACCTAATATCGGAGCGCCGACTGCAGCTCCTTGAGCAGATTCAGCAAGGTGTGAAGCCCGGATCGCCGCAAG is drawn from Triticum dicoccoides isolate Atlit2015 ecotype Zavitan chromosome 6B, WEW_v2.0, whole genome shotgun sequence and contains these coding sequences:
- the LOC119322634 gene encoding transmembrane protein 258-like isoform X1, whose amino-acid sequence is MQASISSPLPVAWYPALAVLTVAVGLMLTASFFIYEATVSTRSRSLAKELTTAAVASVFLGFGSLFVLLASGVYV
- the LOC119322633 gene encoding uncharacterized protein LOC119322633 isoform X1, translating into MGCNSRENKTAPEQELTTLPGKKKCFACKETSHNLGQCRIKDKLGTAARLFGHYTRFPFYMIQPSKEVVENEKFYHHCLLITSNTCNLDPAVVKIELNKFWKLTDGWYIKREGRQNFVASFNSEEDLLSCLNPPNVETFLDEKEVNFTVARWDEGDGEKLDLIREWLLVYGVPGAYRNWKELYQVASAVGVLLEVDEESLESGDKEPIRLRIALGSLVGAPFSYHFAFGWSSRLVKFMIEDKARRIEGQWKEVEERKVCVMKEYADIREGIEVPPETLDKGMDLEGTGIDFAGNYSLDFGSCSRKECKEELKTTERNGNIMKEYADIREQGIEVPAETLNEGMDLEGTGVDFTGNYSLDFRSCSGKECKEELKTTEGNGSVMMEYADIREEGIEVPAETLNEGMDLEGTGVDFTGNYSLDFRSCSGKECKEELKTTEGNGSIMMEYAAIREEGIEVPAETLNEGMDLEGTGVDFTGNYSLDFRSCSGKECKEELKTTEGNGSIMMEYAAIREEGIEVRPETLNEGMDLEGIGVDFAGNYSLDLGSCPGKECKEELKTTETVTLLEVAKFIPELRADEEIKENSGSAIAATTTNSKKAAEGGQSPSESSARGDHMSGLEDCSDKKHQKKLMTCDMATFLQVSKFIEEFKTDGEIKGNNASAIGGTRTNSEGATVDIPKATEDMATLLQASKFTEELRTDREIKENNASAILGTRMNSERATEDIPKATEDMATLLQVSKFTEELRTNGEIKENNASAIVDTRTNSGRATEDVPKAEGGQSISGSSTSTSLIEEVFRGHKPSIKNVYTRRDRKQKKSAEGSTLCANISSDSAHEGLQKPPIKNMYEGSDPKQKGSTVGQLASKELNRGMNPGSSSHATRIATSTCNMMDSESLLEKEHEKEMKMAETAAKTVGAEGAQSIKGSSVCMLRVTQTKGVDVAGTTPEGAWFDGKQPVSKITTRLTQFYEEFNTYNEIYDSFVEMGLQENLLKGIYAYGLEKPSLVHQRGIVPLCKGLDVIQQSLSGTTVTLACGVLQRLDYGSMECQALVLVPTRDLAQETEKVIGALGQWLSVKAHACLGGTSVREHKQILSSSTQVIVATPSRALDMLRTRALCPDNVRMLVLDEADEILAGGLKNQIYDIIQLLPAKIQFGVFSTTMSNEALELCRKCMNKPMKVIVPKDEELEGFTVKQFHVKAEDEELKFEKLCDLFDTMVVTQNIIFVNARRKVESLAEKISGRGYTVSASHGGMDQHARDVAVQDLRSGSSRVLVTTDIRGANAVQVPVVINYDLPTQPVQYLRHVRRSGQPGGIGVAISFVARADERVLSDIQRFCNTQLAKLPSDVADLL
- the LOC119322634 gene encoding transmembrane protein 258-like isoform X2 — protein: MASISSPLPVAWYPALAVLTVAVGLMLTASFFIYEATVSTRSRSLAKELTTAAVASVFLGFGSLFVLLASGVYV
- the LOC119322633 gene encoding uncharacterized protein LOC119322633 isoform X2 — encoded protein: MGCNSRENKTAPEQELTTLPGKKKCFACKETSHNLGQCRIKDKLGTAARLFGHYTRFPFYMIQPSKEVVENEKFYHHCLLITSNTCNLDPAVVKIELNKFWKLTDGWYIKREGRQNFVASFNSEEDLLSCLNPPNVETFLDEKEVNFTVARWDEGDGEKLDLIREWLLVYGVPGAYRNWKELYQVASAVGVLLEVDEESLESGDKEPIRLRIALGSLVGAPFSYHFAFGWSSRLVKFMIEDKARRIEGQWKEVEERKVCVMKEYADIREGIEVPPETLDKGMDLEGTGIDFAGNYSLDFGSCSRKECKEELKTTERNGNIMKEYADIREQGIEVPAETLNEGMDLEGTGVDFTGNYSLDFRSCSGKECKEELKTTEGNGSVMMEYADIREEGIEVPAETLNEGMDLEGTGVDFTGNYSLDFRSCSGKECKEELKTTEGNGSIMMEYAAIREEGIEVPAETLNEGMDLEGTGVDFTGNYSLDFRSCSGKECKEELKTTEGNGSIMMEYAAIREEGIEVRPETLNEGMDLEGIGVDFAGNYSLDLGSCPGKECKEELKTTETVTLLEVAKFIPELRADEEIKENSGSAIAATTTNSKKAAEGGQSPSESSARGDHMSGLEDCSDKKHQKKLMTCDMATFLQVSKFIEEFKTDGEIKGNNASAIGGTRTNSEGATVDIPKATEDMATLLQASKFTEELRTDREIKENNASAILGTRMNSERATEDIPKATEDMATLLQVSKFTEELRTNGEIKENNASAIVDTRTNSGRATEDVPKAEGGQSISGSSTSTSLIEEVFRGHKPSIKNVYTRRDRKQKKSAEGSTLCANISSDSAHEGLQKPPIKNMYEGSDPKQKGSTVGQLASKELNRGMNPGSSSHATRIATSTCNMMDSESLLEKEHEKEMKMAETAAKTVGAEGAQSIKGSSVCMLRVTQTKEGAWFDGKQPVSKITTRLTQFYEEFNTYNEIYDSFVEMGLQENLLKGIYAYGLEKPSLVHQRGIVPLCKGLDVIQQSLSGTTVTLACGVLQRLDYGSMECQALVLVPTRDLAQETEKVIGALGQWLSVKAHACLGGTSVREHKQILSSSTQVIVATPSRALDMLRTRALCPDNVRMLVLDEADEILAGGLKNQIYDIIQLLPAKIQFGVFSTTMSNEALELCRKCMNKPMKVIVPKDEELEGFTVKQFHVKAEDEELKFEKLCDLFDTMVVTQNIIFVNARRKVESLAEKISGRGYTVSASHGGMDQHARDVAVQDLRSGSSRVLVTTDIRGANAVQVPVVINYDLPTQPVQYLRHVRRSGQPGGIGVAISFVARADERVLSDIQRFCNTQLAKLPSDVADLL